The genomic region CAATTGCACGTCTGGCGACCCGATTGGAAAACGATCCCGCGGGAAGCACAGCTATCGTCTCCGCGCTCTACCCGTATGCAGGCAAAGCGCATGTGATCGGGATCACCGGGCCACCGGGCGCTGGCAAGAGCTCACTGCTGGCGGGGGTTGCGAGGACACTTTCGCAGCGCGGGAAGCGTGTTGCAATCGTTGCGGTCGATCCCAGCAGCCCGAAATCAGGCGGGGCGACGCTCGGTGACCGGATCCGGATGTCCGAGTCAGCGCTCGATGCAAATGTCTTCGTGCGCAGTCTCGCGTCGCGCGACCGTAACGATGGATTGGCGCCAGCGGCCGCCGACATAGCGATTCTGTTCGACGCCGCGGGTTACGACTATGTCTTTGTCGAGACCGTTGGATCGGGACAGGATCAGCTAGAGGTCGCTGATCTGGTGCATACGACCGTGCTCGTCCAGATTCCCGGGGCGGGAGACTCGGTACAGCTCCTCAAAGCGGGCGCGATGGAAATCGCCGACATCTATGTCGTCAACAAGTCCGACCTTCCTGGAGCGCAACGGGTG from Thermomicrobiales bacterium harbors:
- the meaB gene encoding methylmalonyl Co-A mutase-associated GTPase MeaB codes for the protein MRPTVPVTVPDSLIEQALSGNQRAIARLATRLENDPAGSTAIVSALYPYAGKAHVIGITGPPGAGKSSLLAGVARTLSQRGKRVAIVAVDPSSPKSGGATLGDRIRMSESALDANVFVRSLASRDRNDGLAPAAADIAILFDAAGYDYVFVETVGSGQDQLEVADLVHTTVLVQIPGAGDSVQLLKAGAMEIADIYVVNKSDLPGAQRVARDIRTILGLAPGSAGGWQPPIVLTSTVEDSGFDSLVDALDAHARYLAEHDLMEERKRRMARSELKRAIARRVQLSESDAESELIEQLMARTITPDAAAESLLAFLVQRPAER